Genomic segment of Candidatus Palauibacter australiensis:
TCGTGCGCGTGAGATCGTAGGCGAGTCCCGCCTCCATCGCGCGGTGGACGACGACCAGGTTCCAGAGCGTAGGCGTGAGCACCGCCTCATCCACGCCGCGGTAGACGCCGGGTGGCACACGGAAGCCGCTGTACGCGGGCTCCGACCGGACGATCGTCGCGATCTCATCCTCCGAGAAGGGGACGAGGACCATGGACCGGGAGACGCCGATCTCGACCACGGCGGGCATGCCCACGCCGCCCGCGATGAACCCGGCATCCAGCGTCCCGTCCTTGAGCCCGTTCGACATCTGCGCGTAGTTGAGCTGCCGCACGGTGAAGTCGGACTCCCCGATCCCCATCGCTTGGAGCACGTTCCAGGCGGTGACCGCGTTCCCCGACCCCGGCGGGCCCACCGATACGCGGCGCCCGCGGAGGTCCTGCACGGACTCGATCCCCGTGCTCCGGATCGTCACGAGGTGCACGACGTTGGGATAGAGCTTCCCGAGCGAGGCGAGCGGCATGGGCTCCGGGAAGCGCCCGCGGCCGGCCAGCGCCGCGGCGAGCGCGTCCGCCTGCGTGAAGCCGACCTCGCTCTCCCCCTTGGCGACTTGGATGAGGTTCGTCACGGAGCCGGCGGTGGTCTCGGCCTTCATGTTCACGCCGTCGACGTGCCGCGACCAGATCGACGCCAGGCCGCCCCCGAGCGGGTAGTAGAGCCCGTTCGTGTTCCCCGTCGCGATCGAGAGCGTCCGCTGCCCCTCGCCCCCGCAGCTCGCGGCGCTGGCAGCCGCCGCAATGCAGATCAGGACTCGGCGTACGGCTCTGTTGAAGGCCCCTGCCGGCATGGTCGTCCCTTTCTGTCGTCAGGTGGCCGGGAGGTTAGCCCTGCTCCCACTCGATATCCAGCGTACGACGGGCGTTTCCTTGCAAATCCGGAATGGCGTGCCGGATT
This window contains:
- a CDS encoding TAXI family TRAP transporter solute-binding subunit; translation: MPAGAFNRAVRRVLICIAAAASAASCGGEGQRTLSIATGNTNGLYYPLGGGLASIWSRHVDGVNMKAETTAGSVTNLIQVAKGESEVGFTQADALAAALAGRGRFPEPMPLASLGKLYPNVVHLVTIRSTGIESVQDLRGRRVSVGPPGSGNAVTAWNVLQAMGIGESDFTVRQLNYAQMSNGLKDGTLDAGFIAGGVGMPAVVEIGVSRSMVLVPFSEDEIATIVRSEPAYSGFRVPPGVYRGVDEAVLTPTLWNLVVVHRAMEAGLAYDLTRTMLERREDLENISGVASFITPPSARDVGDFPLHPGARRYFDEVLDPAAR